The proteins below are encoded in one region of Caldisericia bacterium:
- a CDS encoding sulfide/dihydroorotate dehydrogenase-like FAD/NAD-binding protein encodes MFKITEKRELGPKVYLMKVVAPHVARRAKPGQFFIIRVYDKGERIPLTIADYNDEEITMVFQTVGLTTYLLSRKEVGESVKDVVGPLGNPSEIVKYDEGSVVLVGGGVGIAPVYPIAKGFKKVGNKVKVILGARSKNLLFWEDRFREFCDDVLVATDDGSYGRKGFVTDVLKDLIESGERIAQVTAVGPPIMMKFVSEVTRPYKIKTIVSLNSIMVDGTGMCGACRVEVGGETKLTCQDGPEFDGHLVNFDLLMERLKMYKKEEKEAMEHFEDKEGIIHED; translated from the coding sequence ATGTTCAAGATAACTGAAAAAAGGGAACTTGGACCAAAAGTTTATCTTATGAAAGTTGTTGCACCACATGTGGCAAGAAGAGCAAAACCTGGCCAGTTTTTCATAATAAGGGTTTATGATAAAGGGGAAAGAATCCCACTCACCATAGCAGATTACAACGATGAGGAAATAACTATGGTTTTTCAAACAGTTGGTCTTACAACATATCTTCTTTCAAGAAAAGAGGTTGGTGAGAGTGTTAAAGATGTTGTTGGTCCCCTTGGTAATCCATCAGAGATAGTTAAATATGATGAGGGGAGTGTTGTTCTTGTTGGAGGAGGAGTTGGAATTGCACCAGTTTACCCAATTGCAAAGGGTTTTAAGAAAGTGGGAAACAAAGTTAAAGTGATTCTTGGCGCAAGAAGTAAGAATCTACTCTTCTGGGAAGACAGATTCAGAGAATTCTGCGATGATGTCCTTGTGGCTACAGATGATGGAAGTTATGGAAGAAAAGGTTTTGTCACAGATGTATTAAAGGACCTCATTGAGAGTGGAGAAAGAATCGCACAGGTTACTGCTGTTGGTCCTCCTATAATGATGAAATTTGTGAGTGAGGTTACAAGACCTTACAAAATAAAAACCATTGTGAGCTTAAACTCAATAATGGTTGATGGAACAGGAATGTGTGGTGCATGTAGAGTTGAAGTTGGTGGAGAGACAAAACTCACCTGTCAGGATGGACCTGAGTTTGATGGACATCTTGTAAACTTTGACCTTCTCATGGAGAGACTCAAGATGTACAAAAAAGAGGAGAAAGAGGCGATGGAACATTTTGAAGATAAGGAGGGAATAATTCATGAAGATTAA
- the gltA gene encoding NADPH-dependent glutamate synthase, translated as MKIKPKKTPMREQDPKERIKNFNEVPFGYTEEEAVIEAERCLQCPKPLCIEGCPVNVDIPGFIKAIRERDFDRAIKIMKNTNSLPAITGRVCPQETQCEERCVLGKKFEPVAIGRLEAFIADWEAKRGIKIPEKPKPLNIKVAVVGAGPAGLTCAADLSKMGYDVTIFESLHLPGGVLTYGIPEFRLPKSIVEREVNYIKDLGVKIQCNVVVGRTVTVDDLFKEGYKAIFIGTGAGAPRFMKIPGENLLGIYSANEYLTRVNLMKAYKFPEYDTPIKRGKVVAVIGAGNVAMDAARTALRMGAEKVMIVYRRTEKEMTARLEEYHHAKEEGIEFHWLTTPVRYIGDEEGWVKEMEVIKNKLGESDESGRRRPVPIPGSEFRMKVDMVIVAIGTVPNPLVAKTTGLKTGRHGVVIADENGRTSREGVWAGGDIVTGAATVILAMGAGKKAAKDIDRYLKEKYLNGV; from the coding sequence ATGAAGATTAAACCAAAAAAGACTCCTATGCGTGAACAGGACCCAAAGGAAAGAATAAAGAATTTCAATGAAGTCCCATTTGGATACACAGAAGAAGAGGCGGTAATTGAGGCAGAGAGATGCCTCCAGTGTCCAAAACCTCTATGTATTGAAGGTTGTCCTGTAAATGTGGATATTCCGGGGTTTATAAAGGCTATAAGAGAGAGGGACTTTGATAGAGCAATTAAAATAATGAAAAACACGAACTCCCTTCCTGCAATCACTGGAAGGGTTTGTCCGCAGGAAACACAGTGCGAGGAGAGGTGTGTTCTTGGAAAGAAGTTTGAACCAGTTGCCATAGGAAGACTTGAGGCATTTATTGCGGATTGGGAGGCAAAGAGAGGAATTAAAATCCCCGAGAAACCAAAACCATTGAATATAAAAGTTGCTGTTGTTGGAGCAGGACCCGCAGGGCTTACATGTGCAGCAGATCTTTCAAAGATGGGATACGATGTTACAATATTCGAATCCCTCCATCTTCCTGGAGGAGTTCTTACATATGGAATTCCTGAATTTAGATTACCAAAATCCATCGTTGAGAGAGAGGTTAACTATATAAAAGACCTTGGAGTAAAAATTCAGTGTAATGTTGTGGTTGGAAGGACTGTTACTGTGGATGATTTGTTCAAGGAGGGATACAAAGCTATATTCATCGGCACAGGAGCAGGTGCTCCAAGATTTATGAAGATACCGGGAGAGAATCTTCTTGGAATATACTCAGCCAATGAGTATTTAACAAGGGTTAACCTTATGAAAGCCTACAAATTCCCTGAATACGATACACCGATAAAGAGAGGAAAAGTAGTTGCTGTTATAGGGGCAGGAAATGTTGCAATGGATGCTGCAAGAACTGCTCTGAGAATGGGAGCAGAGAAGGTAATGATAGTTTATAGAAGAACAGAGAAGGAGATGACCGCAAGGCTTGAGGAATATCACCATGCAAAGGAGGAAGGAATAGAATTCCACTGGCTTACAACTCCAGTAAGATACATTGGAGATGAAGAGGGATGGGTTAAAGAGATGGAGGTTATAAAGAATAAACTTGGTGAATCTGATGAATCTGGAAGAAGAAGACCTGTTCCAATACCGGGAAGTGAGTTTAGAATGAAGGTGGATATGGTTATAGTTGCCATAGGTACAGTTCCAAATCCACTTGTAGCTAAGACCACAGGACTTAAGACAGGGAGACATGGAGTTGTAATTGCAGATGAGAATGGAAGGACAAGTAGAGAGGGAGTTTGGGCTGGTGGAGATATTGTCACTGGTGCAGCAACAGTAATTCTTGCCATGGGGGCAGGAAAAAAGGCTGCAAAGGATATTGATAGATATCTAAAAGAGAAGTATTTAAATGGAGTATAA